The sequence GTTCGTATGCGCCGCTGGCCACATCCCTGACCAGTATTCAACAACCTCCCAAGTTTGTTTCACAtccaggagaagaagtcCGTTCTTGGGACCGCCCCCCACCTGCGCATGTAATCACTGGTTTCAATAGATCTCAAGCCATGAGTATCGACGCTATGTCCAGTAGAGATTCTGTCCAATCGCATGATTTGTGTGGCTCTACCTATTTGCATCCCCCTACTGGATATGGAGCACAACCAGCGCCCCCTTTTGCGCACCAGGCACTCAGCAATCCAGGACCAAGCTCTTCCAGATTCCCGGAAACAAGGAGAATCGTTTTGCAAGCAACCCGGCCTGGAGAACGTTCTAATCCTATCCTTATGGAGGATAGAGGCGGGTATTTCGAAAGGGTTAATCCCAGGCCTGAAAGCAGCTCGAGAATCCAGCTACGCCCCGTCCGCCCCTCTCAACCACAAACAGAGGTTGAAAACCGAGGGATTATCAGACCCCACACAATCTTCTCATGGGAGGAAGATTTAAGAAATCGAGGCGGACGCCGTGGCGTCGCCGAAATTGAGGTCAACCCTATCATCGATCCTCGCCCCCACGCGCCCCATATTCGACAATACGCTCCCCATGAATACTTTGGCGCGCCACCACCGGCTAAAGAGGAGGATTACAGAGTACAATCCCGGCGAGTGCCTGGTGGAGATTATGGTGCAGCACCTCCTGAGGGCTACTGGACTATGTAAGTTATAGTAACCTTTTGATTGAAAGATATCTTGagtatttttgttttgtggTGCTCATATATTGTAGACGACAACACGGCGACGAGCAAGTCTCACGACCTCATCACGAACCCGCAGTCTATCATCCCATCAATACACTGCCTCCAAGAGCGGATGAACGGTTTGAAACCAGGCAGGGCCGCCGCCCTTTAGCCCAACCGGCGCCAAATGTAATCATTATCGATTGATTGTATGTCTTTCTTCAGCATTTGACGGATACCagctcgtcttttttttttttttcccatatTCTATTTTAAGCAATCACATAGCATGCTTCAATCATGATACCGACGATATTGTTGATTAGAAGCTTACATTTTGGTTTGTTCAAAAGCTGGCATGATGGAAAAAAGCATGGAGTGGAGGAATTTTGCTTCATTAAACTCGTTATTATACCCCAATACTGTCATTTTCTTTGTGCCAGATTTTGGCAACGTGGAAGCACCACTATTTGATacccaaaaagaaggaaggcATTGGCATTGTGTTATTCTTCGAGGAAAGGTGTGGGAAAACAGAGAGCATTAAGTGGGGAAGAGGGCCTGTATAAATGTGTTGGTATTTCTCTGTCAGGAACAAAGCttggatgatggagatgggtgGAAAGTTGAATATATACATCTTCTTGTCTTAGAAGACTATATCTATACAGAGCATTCTTTTACATCTTATATGAGTGTGGATTTCACTCTATTCAGTACTGTGAACGTGGATGTGATAGATGTTTAGAGcatgtaaatatatattgcattaaagaaaaacaaaaaagctAACCACGTAACCCACATTCGCTCACGTTCAAGAGAGTATTTTTAgtgttcttctctttcatgaTCGTGTGGTATCCATAACATGCCTGTAAAGCTAGATATTCACCCAAATCATCCCATCAAGTTTCTTCTCATGAGATGACATCTTTTTAGCCCATCAGAGATGCATTATATCTCCTCTCTACTTTGtcctttactttattttaatttttcttctttctagtTTCGGcctcctctcttcccctTTCCTACACCTGCGCCACCAGAAGGACCGTGTCTCTTCTCAGAGCCCAATCCCCTCCTGCCAGCTGCGATGCCGCCCTTACCGCTCCTCGGGCCGCCGAAAgaaccgccgccaccacggCCTCCACGACCACCACCACGCATAGGTCCGCCTCTTCCACGGCCTCTGCCGCCGCGATCGCGGCCAGGGCTGATGCTGTTCTTGACGGCCACtgcgtcatcgtcgtccatgtcgtcgccatcgtcgccatccCTGGAGCGTTTGTTGGAGAACTTGAGCTTTCCGCCGCGACCGCGCCTAGCGGCATCACGGCCTTTGATAGCAGCGACGTAGGCGCCAACACCGGAGTTTTCGGGCTGGTCGACCTCCATAGcgccttcttcctcatcgtcgtctttgCCGAGGATGAGTTTGCCATCGAGGTCAGTCTTGGCCTTGGTCCGTTGAGGTTTGCGAAGCTTGACGGGCTTGGTGGTTGATATGCTAGCGAGGGCTTTCTTGTCCAGCAGATCGAGAggttcgtcgtcgtcctcgacAATGTATGTCTTGCCACCCTTCTGGGCCTTCTTCTTAGGTCTcgcgtcttcttcgtcaccCTCCCCTTCGGATTCCTCAGAGTCGCTGCTATACAGCGCGCGGTCGTATTCGTTTTCATACTGTCGCTTGccgtcctcttcgtcatcatcgctggCGTCCTCGTCATGAGCACTCTTGGCAgcgtccttctttctcttcgctCTCTCCTTAGTCTTGCGGATGTTGGCAAGCAGCTTCTTGTCAGAGTCAGGGCAGGCATTGTTAATGGCGTCGAAGCCAAAGCGGCGGACCATTCGCTCCAAGATGTGTCTGACCTTGGACTTGAAGTGGCCCTTGTGTTCTTTACTCCAGGTAACCAAGTTGGGCACGAGTGTGGCCAGGCGTGGCATCATCAGCTCAACGGGCAGGCTGATAACAGACACCTTGACAAAACCCAGGCAGCTCTTGACAATCTCTCGGTTATTTGAAGTCAGGAAGAGATCCATAGTCTGCACCAAGTCGGACAAAGTCTGCTCGCTCAGTGAAGACCGGAACTCGTAGAGGAGACGGCTGATAGCGGTGACAGAGGCAGAAATCATGTGAGGGGTGCTTCCTGCAAGACCTGCGCTCACCATGGTGAAGAACTCCTCGATAttggcagtagcagcaggggCATCGCTCGGCATATGAGGTACTTTGCTGTTGTCGATGGTAGCGCCGTTGGCAGCCGCCATCTTCTGTCCCATTTCAACCAGGAGGTCGTATGCGCTTTCACGGGCTCTCTCGTTGTTCTCCTTGCAGCAGATGACAATCTCGCTCAAGACAGCCGGAATGAAATGAAGGTCGCTGTTCGGAATGAAGGGAAGAAGTGCAGAGATGGCAGCAATTCTCTCTCGTCTGGCCGGCGCAGATACCTTCTCTGAGCTAGAGAGGATCAGGGCCTGCATCTCACCGTTCCGCTCCTGCAGGGCAGCCTTGCCAAGCTCAGAAGTTGCCAGTCTAGGGATCAGCTTGTAAgccttcttctgcagctggGGCTCCTCTTGCCTGTTGATGATTGCCGTGGCAATCTCAAACAGCGTGGCGAAGCTCTCACGGGGGAGGTATGCTGAAATAGTAATGACAAGATCCATAAGCGTCTGCGCAGTGGAAGGCATGTGGTCTTTTGATTTTTGACCTTGCTGCTTGTTTTCTGTTGCCGGCGCACTCTGGAGCTCTCCTGCTAGCATCTTGCTAACGCGATCGAAAGTCTCCATAAGCTCCTGGTTTGGCGTGATGCTAAGGAAGGCATTCACAGTCTGGAGAATGGGGCCTCGGCTTTGGGGGAGAGTCTGGGTATATACGTTGAAGAGGACTGCGAGCATGTTACCAGCAAATTGGCCGAGATATGCCAAATTCTTGCGAGCAGCATCTTTGGTTACCCGGCTCTGCAAAAGGagatcttcctcctcttcgatgTTTGCAACGGCTTGATTTGACTCAATCAAGGTCCTCAGAGCTCTGCAGATATCCAGTCTAAGATCAACTTGCTGGTAAAGAAGGTTGGCCAGAATTTCAGCCAGGGGTTGGTCAAAAGATTCCAAAAGATCGAGTGGCAAGTCGCAGTAGCCTGGAAGAGTGGACCAAATTTGCTGCACGAGTGTCTCGTAGATCTTGATCTCCATGGTCTTCTCGGCTTCACCATGGTCCAAAACCTTCTGGAACATAACCTCACTGAGAGGAACCATCTCACTCTTGAAATGAGACAGGTTGGTGTTGCTAGTGTAGTCTCGCAGGATTGGGAAGAGCCATGCTCTTCCGGCCTGACCCTTGACTGGCTTGAGAATGTTCAGTGGAAGGACAGAGAGAACTGCCTCAGGGCCCATTGCGCGGACAGCTTGCCCTAGCACATCATCTGCCTCCTTTTTGTTTCTGAAAGACGGGTTCTCTCGAATCTCTCCGATGGTACGTGTGACGTTGAGCATGATGGGGTTCGCTCTCCATCTCAGGGCGGTGAAAATAGCTTCTAGAACGTTAAATGTTTGTAACCAAGCGGCTTGATACTGAACACTGAGGAGGGACTCAGCCGCCTTTGCAATTTTATCTAAAACTTTCTCGTCAAATATTGAAGGCTCGAGGATAACATTTGGCGGTACGCAGTTAGCCATGAACGAGATCAAGCACTCAGAAGATGAGATTCTGATATTCTCGGAATCAGACTGGAGGAATTGCGCCACCATGTTGAAGAGTTCGGGAAGATTTTGGAAAGTCTCATCTGGTTCAACTTGTGCCGAGACGTCGTAGCCTCGGGAAAGGATGGCAAGCCATGCCGGGACGAGCTGGGTATCGTTGGCAGCTGGGCGCAGCTCCGAAATAATCTCCATAAGGCGAGGCAACTTGGCTGAAGTGACTTCGTCCGTCATTCCCTCAAACATCAATTCGAAAATCTCAAAAGCCGCCATGGTCATGTACTCGTTGCCAGATTTAGCAATGTTCAGGAGCAACTCGCAAAGAGATTCGATCTTGGTGGTTGGCCAGCCGCCGCTCGCCGCAGCAACAGTCTTGACCAACTGAAGTGCATGGATCAATGCCGGATCGTGCGTTGTGCTGGGCGCTTTCTTGCCCTTTCGTGCCTGGATAGCCTGGGCGGCCAAATCTTCCAGGTTCTTCAGCGCAGTGTGCGCACACATGTCTGCGGCCGGGTGGTCCAAAGATGGGGTTGGCGGGGGATTCTTAAGCACTCTCTTGAGCGCATCCATAGATCGTCTCCGGACTTTGGGCCTCTGATCCAAAGCCAGGTTCAACAATCCAGCAACTGCGCGCCTGGGTCCGATCTGGGTAACAGACAGCTCCCATGAAGCGGCATCCTGAGCCAAGAGGAGAGATTCAAGGCATCCAATTGAAGTTCGTAGCAGAATTGGCTCCGCATCCTGCATCAGCAAAACCGGTGCGAGTAGCGTAAGGATCTGAGTGAACTTGGATCGAAGCAGAGGCTGGGGGGCGAACGGGGTGACCACGTCAAGAAGGTAAACCACAGGAGTGGCTAATTCGACATTGATGCCTCCATTGTTCTCGGCCTGTTGTAGAAGCGCAAGGAGAGCAGCAAAGTATCCAGTAGAAGTCGGAGCGGTGTTTTGCTCTTTCAAGGTTGATTCGACCGCCTGCAAGACAACGACAGTCTAAGCGCACACAAAAGTCAGCAACAGAAATCACCAAGCCTGTCTCTCATATGTGCTTTTACCTTCTGCTGGCTCTGAAGACCAGGGGACTTGATCTTGTCCAGCTTCTCGGCCAGAGTCGGAGTCGCCATCTTTTTATCGATTCCGTCGCAATCTCCAAATCTGGTTGAGTGAGAGCAGAAAGCGCAGCGCCTTCGAGGACAAGCAAAAGCACCAAGATCAAAAAAATTCCCTTATCGCAATCCCCGCCAGCCCGATAACGACCATTGTAGTGCGCAGTTGTGGAGAGTGTGGCTAAGCTGATAGCCAGCCACAGGCGTGCCTTATGACAGTATCCGTCTGATCGCTGTATCCGAGCCGTCGACGCACCCTGCGGCCCCTCTAAGCCTCAAGTCTCTAGCTCCAAATAGCAGCTATTGGTCGTCAGCTGTTGAGGGATCCAGCTTTCGCAAGTTCGATTCCGACCTCTTCTTCACAGCTTCGAGGAGCCATGACGTTCCTCATATTGGTGATTGGGGATCTGCACATCCCAGACCGGGCGCTTGATATCCCAGCCAAGGTAAATGCGCAAACTGGAGGCCGGCCAGCTCATACCCTGGAGTAGAGAGTGTTGTCACCGAGTTCGATTGCGCGTTTGTTGGCTGACTTGCGTTACGCTCTTCTAGTTCAAGAAACTGCTTGCGCCCGGCAAGATTGGCCAGACGCTATGTCTCGGTAACCTCACAGACAAACACACATACGAGTACCTGCGATCCGTGTCGCCGGATCTCAAGATCGTCAAGGGCCGCACCGATGTCGAGGCCACGTCTCTCCCGCTAACGCAGGTCGTCACCCACGGCGGCATACGAATTGGCTTCCTGGAGGGCTTCACTCTTGTTTCCAACGAGCCCGATCTGCTTCTGGCCGAAGCCAACAGACTAGACGTCGACGTCTTGTGCTGGGGTGGTACCCACCGATTCGATGCCTTTGAGTACATGGACAAGTTCTTTGTGAACCCGGGAAGCGCGACGGGAGCATTCGTGACAGGGGCAAGCCTAGATGCAGAGCCTGCGTCTCCAAGTTTCTGCCTTATGGATGTAAGATGCCCTTGTTATGTTTCGCAGGAATACATACTTCGCCATGGTGCTTACTATTACCACAGGTTCAGGGCATTTCGCTCACTCTCTATGTATACCAATTGAAGACGGACGAGAAAGGAAACGAGAATGTCGCTGTAGAAAAGGTTACTTATACAAAGCCCGTGGAGCCATCTACCGGCTCATCATGACGCATAATTGAatggagagagacaagaggaaACTCAACTAATAGAGAAGCATCTTAATTGCCGACGGCAGAGGTAGAAGCAGAGTTGATACCCGGCCAGCCCCAGTTATACAAAACGCCTTAGTACTTGTCGATGCACAGGCATATATCACTTACACtaaaaaatgaaataaaaaaaagaagcagactTTGGTTAGATGTGAAGTGTCCTTGAGAAACAGACCACGGACAAAACACAGAAGATTCAAAAAAGAGGCCATAAAGATAAATACAAACACCATCCACTAACTTCCATCGCTTGGTATCTCGAGCATGAAAAATGATTCCGGATCGCCTAACAATATATCCCGATTTAACAGTCGTGAAAATCCAGAAACGCCCAGCACGTCTTGTGCTTGAAACACCCCGTTCTTTTTTCCGGTTTCCCCCTTCTTACTTTCAAAGTGGCTATTATATCATCATGCTCCTTCGCCGAGAGTTGTTCCTCTCCCTAAATGATATACCTTCCCTTTCACTATCCTCGTCAATCATCATAGTCGACTGCCTTGAGGTAGTAGTCCGTCTTCGACCCCTTTTCTTCGGTTGTTTgacctcttctttctcgtcCGGAGGCGACCCGCTCGTAAATTCGTACACATCGTTCTCTACCAGCCCGCTGCTATCAAGATTGGTGCTTTCGGCGTTTTCCATGTCCATTGAGTTATCGCTTGCAACTTCCATCGCCTTCGGCACTATACTAGAGGAACGTTTGCGTCGCTCTGTAACGACACTACCGGAAAGAATATCAGTGGTCAGGTGTTTTGTTGCCAGCGGGCTTGCCGGAACCTTATCACTTTCTGGGGGAATATCCGTCGCTTCTATCTGCCGCTGGGTTTTCGCTGATTCAGAAAGGGCAGGATCATAGTTGCTGATTCGTCGAGCATATTTCCCCTCTCCGGCTACCGCATCGAATAGCTCTTTGGTAGGCCTTCGCATCTTGACTCTCAAGTTGGGCTCGGCATAGCTGATTGTCATCCTATTCCGCCTACTAGGCCGTGATGTTTCTCCGTTGGACGAGATATCGTTAGGCGGAGGCGTGTCTCCCCGTGATCCATCGAGCAGTGTAGCTAGTGCCGGAGAAGAGGGTGAGAATAAAGAAGACTCTCTAATGGGTGCTGCCGAATCATGCACATCATCCGATGGTCTCTGAGGTTCAGCGGTAAGAATAGGTACAGTTTCGGCTTTGACAGACGAAAGCTTCGTCGTTTTTGGTGGTCTCCCAGGTGCGGCTTTTGGCTTTGCTGCGTTGGTCTTAGCTGCTATAATATCATCGGCTATGGATGATTTCATCTTAGGGTTCTTCTTTGGAGAATTGATATCGTCGTTAGTGCTCTTGGCGGATAGTGGTTTTCGAATGTTCTCTGAAAGATCTAGCATTGATTTCTTTCTCAGCTTAGCAAAATCACTGACGCTTCTTCCATCAGCCTTGTCGCGAATCAGCGTCTTTTCCCCCAACATCTTGCTAATGCTATTCTCATCCGTCACTCTTTGGGGTTGAACATATTCGTCATCGTCTCGAGCTCCAAATTTTCGTTTAGACCCGGCCTTAAGGGGTTCAATTGGTGCATTTTCGACGACATTTTTGGGCTTATTAGGCGGTCGCCCACGTCTTGGCGCTACCACGGGCCATTCGTTGtgctctttctccttttctacTTCTTTTGGTGGAGACGTTACGTTGCTTTGGTTGCCGTCTGGTTTCGATAAAGATAGAGCAACTGGCGGCTCAAGTTTTCTCGCTTTCGAGCTGTTGGAAGGTTCATCGTTTTCCTTGACGGACTTTAATCTACTGGGTGAGTCGATTTTGACCGGGTCTTCTTCAATATATTTAGACATTGGTGGAGGACCCAATTCTGGTGATTCAGCGTCAATGTCTGCTTCTGATCGCAGCGCCATGATTTGTTCAGGACTGTGTATCAGTCAGTAATTTTACTCATCTGCAAGAAGTCGAGCCTACTTACTTCATAGATCTCCGAGGATAGCTCTTATTTTCCGCAATATGGCCCAACTCCTCAATATCTTTTGCGATCTCGCGTAGCCTCCTCTGCGATGGACTGGGGCGACTTGCGCTAAAGCCCATTGTCTGTTTCGGCCTTCTCCTTATCATGGGAGAGTGTCTCTTTGCGGGAGGCTCAAGGCCTAATTCAGCAATAAGAGAGCCCCATTCCGTAAGCTGCGATTCTAATCTGGCTTTGATGGCCATTGCGTGATCTGCAATTCTTTGCGCTTCATTGTCTTCGACTTgtttctccagctccagtaTGCGGCTGCGCAGTTCGAGATTTTCGGATAGCATACAGGCGCACTCGTTCTCCAGCTCTCGAATTCGTAAGGCCCGAATGTTATTTGTCTTTGCGAGTTCCCTATTCTGGCGAAGCATCTTCTTGCGAACTGCGCCGTAGTTAGCACACGCGACACTCCAGCTTTTGATGCCCGAGGGCTCGAAAAACAAAGGGAAGACACATACGCGTTTCGATGCTCTCTGTCGGCGCCGGCATTTCGTTAAGCCTGGCCATGGCTCCACACAGAGCGCGCGTATTTGCTACGCAAAGGGCGAAGAGTACGGGTTTGTATACAATGGAGCGAGAGATGCTTGCACGGGCATCAAGAGCGTTTAACAAGTCGGTCTGCAGGACGTCGACTCTGGCGGGATGAATTTGGACATCATTGTTTACTCCATGTCTTGTTTAGGCATAGCGTAGAATGGACATGCGCTAACAGCCCATTTGTACATGCCAttgtacctacatgtacacAAAGCAGCTCCCGTTGCTATGCCCAGAGCATAAAACGCCACGCGAATTTAGCACTTCAGTGCTGTAAGCCCCGCCAACCCAACAACTAACCTGCACAGGTTCATGTACCGGTTTATTCGACAACTTACTTCTAGTATTTGAATTTTAAACAATCCCTAAGAGCTCTTCTGGTATAGCTTTTAGTCTTACTACACCTTACGGGAAATCAAAAATTCCCTAAATTAGCCTACAGCTTATTACTCCTTaaacaagaagatgaatTCCTTCACTTAGACGGCGAAACAGGCAAGTAATTCCTACAAAAAGGACGCCTAGTTATTGCATCTGCCTAGTCCTCAGAGAAACTGGTCTTGAGTAGCTGCAACAAATGATTCCGTGGCCTTTTTACATTATGTGGCACTATGGTCAGTGAGAAAAGACAGCTGCGTTGGGTTTGGCTGCGAGTGTTAGCTGTTGTCTCCTTCAATAAATCTGTTGTATTGATAAGGAAGGGGGAAGCTCTTATTCGATTGAAGCATTCAATAGACTCGGACAGCCTAATAATGCTGACTTATGTTTCAATACTACTTCCTAAGTCAACTTAACTCTAGCAGGAAGGAGCATTAACACGGATTGGTAGAGCAGACACTGAGGAAGCGCCTGAAGCACAATACCGCATGGCTCTCCCCTACCTCCTTAAGCGTCTACATCATTTACAACCCTCAATAGACAAAGGCTACAATACTAATATAGGTAAGTATCTAGTATAGCTAGAGGTCACAGCTATACTGAGTGCCTACTAAGTAATTCTCAACTTTGAGTAAAAATCACTGCTCTGTAAAGCTCATACAGAAGGTGCTGCTAGAGATTAATCCTAGTCCCAGTTACATCGTGCAATGTCCACCTACTTTGTATATTCTTTCTAAGTTCCGTGAAATGCTTCAGGTACTTAGGTACTTACTAAGGTATGCTTTTTGTTAGCAGTAGGAAATAACAACTCATGGAGGAGGAAGGCAGGCTATTGGCAATTATAAAACGCCCAATACATTACCGACTCAAATAGTTCCAGGTTAGGTAATAACACAACCAAGAACCTGTCAACCATGCAACGATACATCTTTGGCACGCTTCTCGCATTGGCCATTGCCCCCGTAGCAACCACCGACGGACTCGACTTTGAGATGTCCTCCACCACAAGTGGAGGCATTGCCACCGAGCACTGCACATCAGTCACCTTCTAGGGCCTTAACGTGACAGTAACCGAGAACGGGATGTGAAACATGGAGACAGTTGTTTGGAGATGCGGCTCAACTGATGCCGGGCCAAACCATCCCCGTGCCTTTAAAGACCAACGAGGAACAGACATGCACGGTTACTGGGTCCGAGAGTGTGACACTGGCGCAACCCCTCAGAGCCGCAGGGCGGCTGTTATAGCTACTACGGTTGATTTAACTGACGGCTGCTATGCAGCGTTGCAGTGGACTTATGGGCTGAATATTGTGTGTGAGTCAAATTAAGCAACACACACCGCTAGAACTGTTAGATTAGCTAGTGGACAGTGGAATTGTCATGAGTGTCTCGTCCAGTAGAATGAAGCTGGGTTCTTCACAAGGTGCATCTAGCTTGACTTATAGGTCAATATACAGTGCATATATAATCCGAATACCAACTATCCGCACTGTATGCCACACCAACATTGTCGCACCAAATCAATACTGCTGCTCCAGGCTAGCTAGTTCAAGGTCCAAGGCTCGAAGCTCACCAGCGCGTTCGCATCTTTGTTTATCATAATCACGATCTATCCAGTCGACCTCTTAGACACTACTCCCAGACTGCCCTACGGCAATAGCGGATATATTCATCGAGCGTACTTCCGCACGCACGCGGACATTGATTGCCGAAAATGTCGTATCCCACCAGGTCTTTTTCGTCGCATATGCGCGCACCAAGCAGTTCAATCGCCTCAGCTCCACAGTCACCAGCACTGTTGGCTCgaattgaagagaagaaggcagagcTTGAGAATCTCAAAGAGCTCAGAGACTTGAGCGCAGCAGTAGCAACCCAGATGGAAGCTCTAGAAGAGAAACTGTCCACCCTGTCTGACGGAACAGAGGGTAAGACTGGTACCTAGCTATTATTGTAGCGTTGGCTTGATATTAACATACGGGtagctattgctgctgtggtTGGCAACTGGCATAACGTGCTTCGTGCCATCAACATGGCTTCAAGTAAGTCCGGCTTCATCAAGgttactatagctatagtttgCACAGCAGCTTAACCATCCCACAGCAAAGCTAGCAAAAACAGCAGCCGGGCCtggcccagaagaagaagcgtccTCATCGACAGGGCCGTTACCCCAAACTCTAGTACGCATTCCTACGGAACACGCACCAACACTGCAGGCGCAAGCAGAAGCGGCAGAAGCGGCAGCCGAAGGGGAATCGACGTCAGATCCTTAGGCTAGAACGAGCAGACGACGGTAATTAAAAGAGAGAGCCTTGGACCGACTACTATGAGAATTGAACCTAGGCTCGGTAATAAGCTATCACGGGGGAATAAGAGGCTACCTAGGGATATGACTCCAGGAACCACAGCTCACAGGGGAGCTTGATGGGCAGCTCCATTTTTGGTTTTATGGTTCCCCGGTATGGAAAGTTATTCCTCAGAAGACACCCTTATCTCTGCTGCAAAATATTGAACTCCAAGCAGCGGATAGAGGAGACATCTTCCCAAATGCTGGCAGCACCAGCCATCGATCGGCAGCTTCGCATCCTGAATATTGGTAACTTATAGCGGGGCGGGCGATAAAATCGCGACGCGTTGCCTCGGTCTCGGCTGCGATGCCGCTCGCCACTTCAGCACAGCTACCGGAAAAGCGAgcgacaaaaaaagaaaaacggaAATGACGATGGGTCGACAAGGTCCAAAGCAAGAACAGTGGAACATGGCCGGCAGTGGTGGAAGGCGGAAGAGGCCGCACTCATTTAATTTCGGCTCCACCAAAGGCCATATCTGTTTCACCCGCCATCAACACACTCAGTTCATGCAGCTTTTTACGGCAATCCAGCCCAGCTCATCTACCCCAGAAAATCATTTGCCTATGTTACTATGCCCaaatcagcatcatcaacgcAACCTTGATTTCAGTTCAGCACCACTAGTTGAAATAGAAGAATTCTCGAACATATTGAATCTGGCCCCGCTTGCACACTCGACGGGCTTCAGGGTTGTTTGCGAAATTACATACGTTTTTTTGGTACTGGGCGCGAATAGTGTAATTGATTTCTGTCGTATCTGATAGAAACCCCCTGCTTGCGAAGTTTCCAGTCCACTTGGCCCTCAacggtttttttcttttttttgtctcggAATCACATTGGCGAAGGGATGGCCCGGTGCAGCGTTGCAGCTACACCGGCGACTGAGGCCGGCGACTTTGAACGATTGCGGAATGGAGGCACATTTGACGTTTGCTTTGGGGCCGACCTTTTTGGGCGACCCGCCAGCTCTCGT comes from Trichoderma asperellum chromosome 3, complete sequence and encodes:
- a CDS encoding uncharacterized protein (BUSCO:EOG092D4VBM) — its product is MSYPTRSFSSHMRAPSSSIASAPQSPALLARIEEKKAELENLKELRDLSAAVATQMEALEEKLSTLSDGTEAIAAVVGNWHNVLRAINMASTKLAKTAAGPGPEEEASSSTGPLPQTLVRIPTEHAPTLQAQAEAAEAAAEGESTSDP